In Polyodon spathula isolate WHYD16114869_AA chromosome 23, ASM1765450v1, whole genome shotgun sequence, the DNA window ATTATTGTAATGTATTGCGAGTAGTTAAATACTTAAAACACGGCGGACACGGAATCACTCTGTAGACAGTAATGACGTGTGTTTACTGCTCTTTGTGTTTACTGCTCTTTGtgggaaataaataaatccccgCATTTCACCCACAGCTTTACAAAACAATATGATTTTATTCACGGTAGTATCTACTCAGACGCGTGTGTCATACCAAGTACTTGCTTGTGCGGACAGAACATTCTTAactaacataaataataataataataataataataataataataataataataataataataataataataaaacttgtaAAAGCAACCATCGTACCTCATTACTCAGGAATCCATCGTCTGTAAATAGGAAGTGTTTTGGTGCAATGCAATATAGGATTTggagtttttaaaaataagtttgctcTCTCGTGGTTAAACACGAGTCAAAAAGAACAGACTACAACTTCCAGAATGCTTTGCGCAAACAAGTAGCGTGCAATGCACACTGGGAATCAGTGTATTTTGTCATACTTTACGCTCGGTTTAAAGCTGTAATGAAAATCATTATCCAGCATTCAGTGCGATTCACAGAGTCTCTTGTCGAATAGGTGAAAGGTTAAGGCCGACGCTGGTATTCCTCAATGGCGACAGAAGCTGGGTAGCCGGTTAATGTAAGCGCGTGTTCATTTTGTTACTGTATAATTTACTGAATATGTGAATGTtccaaaaataatattaataatgaatacCCCCTGCTAAATCGAACCTTTTGCCTTCGTGTAGTCGATCGTTTAAAAAGCTGATTTGTATCTGGAAATAAAACAACTGTACACCGTGATTAACAACATACTTTGAATGTTTTATGTGCGATTTTCATTGCCTTGcagatttcatttttcttctcaGCAGTGTAAAAACACCCTTTTACAACTCCACAGAACAACACTCAAAATGAACCCTTTTTGTCTGTGACGGACGGGGTATTGCAATATTCAAACAATATAAAAGCAGTATTGAAGtctattttgtattaaacattagcggttatttaatacagtaatgatTTCCTTCCACTTCAAGCAATCATATTCATATCTAATTTGTAAATTTGCCTGAACTCCCAACTTTTGCTGGCCAGTATGAAATTCACTGTGGTTATCTATTACTTATTGGATGCGCACCGTCGTTGTTCATACTTAGTGCTGGTTTGCCATGCTGATATAAGTGCAATAAACAGCTTGATGTATGCAGATGGATTTAGGAATTAGGTAACTTACCTGGCTAGTgatcaataattaaaaataaaaaataaattactcaaCTAGGTAGGACAGATTCTCACTTAGGATAGGTTTGCTCATATGATTTGGAAACACAACCAACTTGTGCTGGTGTGTTTACCAGATTCTCAACAGGTTTTGCTATTTCAACAGTGCAACACAATCAAGCAGAGACCATTTAGCCAGTGctgagtttgttttgtattgagaTTTATCCAGGACACCAGGTTTAATGCCTCTGCTGTTTTCAGAACAAGAGCCATGCAATCTATACTTAGGACTTCAGCTTAGCATCCCATTCTAAGtaggctgtttattttgcaccAAATTTGTGATAACTTTGAAATCAGGAGTGAAGTATTCAGCAATTTCTCTTTTTGTTCTTTGACAGGTCTAGAAGCGATCTGCTCAAACAGTTCCTTCATAATGGATGAAGGGAGCCTGGAGGCTGCCATTGAGACTTACAATGCCCAACTGCAGCAGGTGGAAACTGCACTGGGGGTTGGGCTGGACCCCTCCCAACAGATGGACCTCATAAAACTGAGAGACGATTTACAGCAGCTGATAGAACTCACAGAGTCGAGTCTCATATCGGTGAAGAAGAGCAAGCTGCTAGCTAGTTTGGAAGGGGGGTCGTCCTCACAGCTGGAGCCCAAAGCAGAGGAACCAGAGACCGGTGACACTGACCAGGAGTATGCTGCTTTTTGTGCTGCTGTTGCTGAACCTTCTGTTAATTCCAATAGTAAAAAGATAACCGAATCCAGTCAGGTGCCTAATCCAGATCATTTTCAGaatggggaggaggaggaggaagaaggtggtgatgaggatgatgatgatgatgatgatgaagatgtgATGAGTGGGATGAAAGTCCAAGCTCCCTACCACACCACCTGGGGAACATTAGAATATCACAATGCCATGGTTGTGGGTGTCGAAAACTCTGACTGTGCCGATCCTCAGGTTCGAGTTTTGTACATCTACCCAACACATAAATCTATGAAACCTTGCCCTTTCTTCTTGGAAGATAAGTGTCGGTTTATGGAGAACTGCAGGTACTTAGAAACTGTTAAAAGTTCTGTTGTTATTGAGACCCGAAGGCTCTCCTGTGTTGTGTGTAAGTGTGCTCTTGCTTATGTTCATGCAGATTCTCCCATGGGGAGGTGGTATTTGTGTCTGAGCTTCGTCCGTTTCAGGAATCGGACCTCAGTTCTCTGGAAGTGGGATCATCCTGTTTAGCCAGACATGAGGATAGGATCTGGTACCCAGCCACAATTACAGGTAATTTGTTCATAATAGTACAGTAGAACTGAATAGTCCAAACCTTTGGGAATACAGTACTTACCACTAAAGCACTAAATCCtgtgtttatacatttaaagCAATTCTTGTctattaattctgaaaaaaaaacacccttcagGAAAGTATATTGAATACATTAATAaagtttttgtaattgtttatgaATGATTCATATAGTCATtgcttagaaataaaaacaaagaaaagagaaatgacTCACTGTTCTTTGTCCCTCAGATATTGACAGCGGTTACTACACTGTCAAATTTAATTCACTTCTGCTGAAGGAGGCAGTGGTGGAGGGGGATTGTATAATCCCACCAATGAGAAGAGAGGAGGAATCTTCATCAGACTCGGACGACGAGGAGCTGGGCGAGGATTCAGCCTACGCTAAAGGTAACAAACAGCCACCTGATTTCTACATGTCAGTAATGGAATACCTAAGTAACATCCTCACAACTGCCACTGAAACACTATTGGTCATTTATAAACATAGATCTTTATACTTTCCATAACTCTAACTTATTTGTATTACGTTTTACTTCCTTATCTTTTGCCATCAGATGCAGATGTTGGtcaaaaagtacattttcaactAATGAAGGACTAGATTGTAGTCTAAAAGTTGTAAATTTTGTGATAGTAGCCCTCCTATTACTTTGCAGCTTGGTTTTACTCTGAGTGCTGCTTAGTTAACCAAGACAAAGTACAGCAGTTTATAAACTGATTAAGCTCCTAGTAAAGCCTGGAATTACCTGCTGTGCAATCGGAATCTTATTCCCATgcctgtattaaaaaataaatacacaagtatgtaaaatgtgctgtttttttcatgCATCCCTCATCTGAGTAGccttaatattgtgtttttttttttttccttctgttttgttGCCAGTTGTAGGTTCTCTATCCACAGAGACAGAGGGGTTGACCTCTTCCTGTAGCTCAGGATTTGCAGGCTGGGAGGCTCACACTAGAGGCTTTGGATCCAAACTGATGGTGAAGATGGGCTATGAATTTGGGAAAGGTAACTGCAAAAGATATGTTAGAAAATAACTACGACAGGGGGTCCCTAACCCTGTAAAGGCAAGGCTGCAGGTTGTACAGGGTGAGACATTCAGTCAGGAGAGCGCAGGTTTGCGTCCTTGTTGTGTGAAGTTGCAAATACTCACTaaggattccacagggagcgtttGAAATTCAAAAGGTATTCAGTCACCTCACTGTGCTACAGTGCCCCCTACTGGGTTTGATTCGCTGACTATTGTGTGACGTTGTCAAAGTCTTCTTCTCTTCTTGCTCCAGTCTTACTCTCTATAGTAAGGCAGGAGCAGGATCCCACTGGATATGTAACTGAACAGGATTTTACTTTTTTCAGGTTTAGGGAGAAATGCTGAGGGAAGAGTGGAGCCAGTCCAGGCAGTGGTCCTACCTAAAGGAAAATCCCTGGACCAGTGTGCTGAACTCTTACAGAAGAAAAAAGAGGGAAAACAAGGAAAACGCAGGAGGAAAGGCAGAAATGGGCCCGGCACTTCCACAGAGCGGAAACCTAAACAGAAcgtgtttgactttttaaatgagAAGCTTGGTGCGGGAGGACACCGCGGTGGATCTCAGGCGGAGCCCCCTTCAACTGTGAAGAGCAGTAAAGAGAGCTATCAGGGGGGGAAGAGCGCAAACAGGACTCTTAATGTTAGACTCTTTCAAGCTACAGAGAGAGTTGAGCAGATACAAAAGGAAATAAGCCGCATAATGGAATCTCTTACCCGCAATGTTGGAAGGTATGGAAGGTTGAAAGCTTTGTCCAGGGATAGAAAGAAGACTCGTTGCCTCCGTTTTTGTTAGAGGccggagtttttttttttttttttttttttttttttcatgtatctgaATGGTTTCGCATTAATTGCTTGAGAAATAAAAAGGTGTACATATAAGGATTTTACCATATATAGAGTGAACTGCTTTTCCAGTTTTACTTGCTAAAGACATTCTTTAGAACCTGCATGTCTGTATGTCAAAGTTACTTTTATACAGTGGACTGTAGGTTATACTCATTTCATTTTTTGCAGTTCTTGATAGCTGTAGTGTGACTGAGGATGTATGTCACTGAATTGAAGTGTTTGCACATTTATCAAAGATAATTCTTGTTTTTTAGGGATAAGGCAATGACCACTCGCTTGGAAGAGAAGCTGTGTAGTGCCAGGAAGCAGCTGGAACAGTTCAAAGCTCAGGAGGTCAGTATTCAGAATGAACAGCGGAAAGTGAACACGCACAAGAAGATGACCACATTTTGACTGCtgtattctttttaatattttttttaatgccagaacttttttttctttggcagaCAATACTACTATATTTCATTTCCCCTCTGTCTGCCACGGATTGTACTGCAGGTATAAATATTTGAAGAATTGGTTGTTTTATATTGCAATTTCGGGAATGCCGCACTCTTTGCTTGTGGATAGTGCTGTGCGTTACTCATAAGAGCATGTACACATCTGGGTTGGAAAAAGTGGTGCTaccagaaaacattttatttagcaatTGGAAATGTATGATTGAATTTGGACAATGAAGTTATCCACAACTAACAAacattgccagttttttttttttttaaatcaaaattggCATAAAATCTAGAGAAAGTGGTCTTTTGAAATCTGTGCGGGTATATTTATGATATTATTAAACATGAGAACATGTCGAAACTCAAGTCTTTACAGTGTTTTCTGTTGCACTTACATTATATGGCTCTGTCTTGAATACGTATTCTTAATTCTACATTCAAATATAGTTTCTTGGTGGTTCGGCCATTTCTACAAACATTCTCAGTGTTAGAATatgtaatactaaaagaaacaacacAATGCTAGTCATAGAATTGCATTAAGTGTCTTTTACTATTACTTTATTATTCCTTTGTggtattaaatacaaattaaattgaaGTTTCTTTCAGCTTATTAGTTTTTCATAACTGCAGTGCGGTGTTGCTGCCAGGCTGGTCAATTCTATAAGAGGATAGATCCAGCTGTCCAGTTCCTCGCTTTATTGCTTGCTTCATTATCCAGTCAATGGACTAGTCAGAGCAGTGGAGCTGACAAATTGCAGCATCACCCTGCCTGCTCACTCTGTGTTTCAGACCAGACTGTCAGGCAACTGTCCCGTCCGGTACCAGAGCCATATGACACCAacttaaaaagtgttttttttaatggtttatgtAGTTTGAAAGCAAGCGCATTGACGAGGATGAGGTTTATTCAACGTGTTACTCGCCTTGATCAAGCACTCCCCTTGATCGATACTACCGACAGATGAAGAGGAAAGTGAGAATACAGTATATGGATGTATGTATTAAAGGTTTATCCTTTTCAGTCATCTTGAGTGGTTGAGTTGGTTCTGAGTTTTATTAATTGAAAGGAAagattttaaatacatgaaactatATGTTAATAATTTTGCTTTCGATTAAATTAGCACTTTTATAATAAAAGCATCACAGGACACCGATACAGTAGTAGTTACATGTACTACATTATTATAATCCTGAAGAAAACATCAGGACAAAACCGTTTTAATATTTGACAAAACTGCACAAAGAGCACCATTCTCCCTGCCTTGTTACAGCGTGTGCTGGAAAGAAGAGGAGCAATACTCCAGCCAGCCGTCTGTGTGTTTTTTCAGAACACAAAATTTGGGTAAAAGCTGGGCGtgtcattttattacaataactgTTTTAATATAGGCTGTGTTAAGGTTTTGAAAGTCATGTGATTGCCTGTTCCTGCTGCCTTGGGCTTTTTGATAAGGTTCTCCAACAAACAACTGATGGTCTTAAGACACTAATATTTCAGTATACAGGTTGTGACAAGAGACTTATGATTTGTCACCAACCTTATACCTTACATCCGCATAAGCTTCTTGTATAATTTGACACTGATTTAAGTcgttttaatatagatttttttttttccagaattctGTACATTTGTAATTCATATTCTGG includes these proteins:
- the LOC121298230 gene encoding zinc finger CCCH-type with G patch domain-containing protein-like isoform X2; translation: MDEGSLEAAIETYNAQLQQVETALGVGLDPSQQMDLIKLRDDLQQLIELTESSLISVKKSKLLASLEGGSSSQLEPKAEEPETGDTDQEYAAFCAAVAEPSVNSNSKKITESSQVPNPDHFQNGEEEEEEGGDEDDDDDDDEDVMSGMKVQAPYHTTWGTLEYHNAMVVGVENSDCADPQVRVLYIYPTHKSMKPCPFFLEDKCRFMENCRFSHGEVVFVSELRPFQESDLSSLEVGSSCLARHEDRIWYPATITDIDSGYYTVKFNSLLLKEAVVEGDCIIPPMRREEESSSDSDDEELGEDSAYAKVVGSLSTETEGLTSSCSSGFAGWEAHTRGFGSKLMVKMGYEFGKGLGRNAEGRVEPVQAVVLPKGKSLDQCAELLQKKKEGKQGKRRRKGRNGPGTSTERKPKQNVFDFLNEKLGAGGHRGGSQAEPPSTVKSSKESYQGGKSANRTLNVRLFQATERVEQIQKEISRIMESLTRNVGRDKAMTTRLEEKLCSARKQLEQFKAQEFESKRIDEDEVYSTCYSP
- the LOC121298230 gene encoding zinc finger CCCH-type with G patch domain-containing protein-like isoform X1, whose protein sequence is MDEGSLEAAIETYNAQLQQVETALGVGLDPSQQMDLIKLRDDLQQLIELTESSLISVKKSKLLASLEGGSSSQLEPKAEEPETGDTDQEYAAFCAAVAEPSVNSNSKKITESSQVPNPDHFQNGEEEEEEGGDEDDDDDDDEDVMSGMKVQAPYHTTWGTLEYHNAMVVGVENSDCADPQVRVLYIYPTHKSMKPCPFFLEDKCRFMENCRFSHGEVVFVSELRPFQESDLSSLEVGSSCLARHEDRIWYPATITDIDSGYYTVKFNSLLLKEAVVEGDCIIPPMRREEESSSDSDDEELGEDSAYAKVVGSLSTETEGLTSSCSSGFAGWEAHTRGFGSKLMVKMGYEFGKGLGRNAEGRVEPVQAVVLPKGKSLDQCAELLQKKKEGKQGKRRRKGRNGPGTSTERKPKQNVFDFLNEKLGAGGHRGGSQAEPPSTVKSSKESYQGGKSANRTLNVRLFQATERVEQIQKEISRIMESLTRNVGRDKAMTTRLEEKLCSARKQLEQFKAQEVSIQNEQRKVNTHKKMTTF